The following coding sequences are from one Kosakonia sp. H02 window:
- a CDS encoding efflux RND transporter permease subunit, with the protein MFSSFFVRRPVFAWVIAILIMMAGILAIRSLPIAQYPDVAPPAVKITATYTGASAQTLENSVTQVIEQQLTGLDNLLYFTSTSSSDGQATITVTFEQGTDPDTAQVQVQNKVQQAESRLPTEVTQSGVTVVKSQSNFLLIMGLYDKTDRASSSDIADWLVSNMQDPLARVNGVGSLQVFGGEYAMRIWLDADKLKSFSLMPSDVESAIEAQNIQVSAGKIGALPSSNKQQLTATVRAQSRLQTVAQFRDIIVKSETDGSVVRIKDVARVEMGSEDYSAQAKLNGHPAAGLAVMLAPGANALDTATLVKNKINEYRHSMPQGYDVAYPKDSTDFIKISIEDVVKTLIEAIILVVCVMYLFLQNIRATLIPALAVPVVLLGTFGVLALFGYSINTLTLFAMVLAIGLLVDDAIVVVENVERIMRDEGLPAREATEKSMGEISGALVAIALVLSAVFLPMAFFGGSTGVIYRQFSVTIISAMVLSVVVALTLTPALCGAILQHSAPHKKGFFGAFNRFYNNTEHKYQHGVLRVLRRAVAVLGIYTVLCGAMALVMWRLPGSFLPTEDQGSIMVQFTLPAGATATRTDAVAKQVTDWFLNNEKANTDAIFTVTGFSFSGSGQNAGMAFVSLKNWSERNGSENTAQAIALRASQQLGTIRDASIFAMTPPSVDGLGQSNGFTFELLASGSTDRDQLLKFRNQLLANANQRSELQAVRANDLPQMPQLQVDIDSNKAVALGLSLSDVSDTLSSAWGGTYVNDFTDRGRVKKVYIQGDSDFRSSPSDLQKWYVRGSDDSMTPFSAFATTRWEYGPESLVRYNGSAAYEIQGENASGFSSGAAMTQMENLADNLPAGTTWAWSGLSLQEKLASGQAMSLYAISIMVVFLCLAALYESWSVPISVILVIPLGLLGAALAAWMRGLSNDVYFQVALLTTIGLSSKNAILIVEFAEAAVQEGHSLSRAALRAARTRLRPIMMTSLAFIAGVAPLAIATGAGANSRIAIGTGIIGGTLTATLLAIFFVPLFFVLVKKLFTDKRARQE; encoded by the coding sequence ATGTTCTCCAGCTTCTTCGTGCGTCGCCCGGTGTTTGCCTGGGTAATCGCCATTCTTATCATGATGGCCGGTATCCTGGCGATCCGCTCACTGCCCATTGCGCAGTACCCGGATGTCGCCCCGCCTGCCGTCAAAATCACCGCCACCTATACCGGCGCATCGGCGCAGACGCTGGAAAACAGCGTCACTCAGGTGATTGAACAGCAGCTCACCGGGCTGGATAACCTGCTCTATTTCACCTCCACCAGCAGTTCCGACGGCCAGGCGACCATCACCGTCACCTTTGAGCAGGGCACTGACCCGGATACCGCGCAAGTACAGGTGCAGAATAAAGTCCAGCAGGCAGAGTCGCGCCTGCCGACAGAAGTGACACAATCCGGCGTCACGGTGGTGAAATCCCAAAGCAACTTCTTGTTGATTATGGGCTTGTATGACAAAACCGACCGCGCCAGCAGCTCCGATATTGCCGACTGGCTGGTAAGCAACATGCAGGATCCGCTGGCGCGCGTGAACGGCGTTGGTAGCCTGCAAGTGTTCGGCGGTGAATATGCGATGCGCATCTGGCTCGATGCAGACAAGCTCAAATCCTTCTCGCTGATGCCGTCTGATGTGGAATCGGCCATCGAAGCGCAGAATATCCAGGTTTCCGCCGGTAAAATCGGTGCTCTGCCCTCGTCAAATAAACAGCAGTTAACCGCCACCGTGCGCGCCCAGTCGCGTCTGCAAACCGTGGCGCAATTTCGCGACATCATCGTCAAAAGCGAAACCGACGGTTCAGTGGTGCGCATCAAAGATGTGGCGCGCGTGGAGATGGGCAGCGAAGATTACAGCGCTCAGGCAAAACTGAACGGCCACCCGGCTGCGGGCCTGGCGGTGATGCTGGCACCCGGCGCGAACGCGCTGGATACCGCCACACTGGTCAAAAACAAGATCAACGAATACCGCCACAGCATGCCGCAGGGCTACGATGTGGCCTATCCGAAAGACAGCACCGATTTTATTAAGATCTCCATTGAAGATGTGGTGAAGACGCTGATCGAAGCCATCATTCTGGTGGTCTGCGTCATGTACCTGTTTTTGCAAAATATCCGCGCGACGCTGATCCCGGCGCTGGCGGTGCCGGTGGTGCTGCTCGGCACCTTCGGCGTGCTGGCGCTGTTTGGTTACTCCATCAATACCTTAACGTTGTTTGCCATGGTGCTGGCGATAGGGCTGCTGGTGGATGACGCGATAGTGGTGGTGGAAAACGTCGAGCGCATCATGCGCGACGAAGGCCTGCCCGCCCGCGAAGCGACGGAAAAATCGATGGGCGAAATCTCCGGCGCGCTGGTGGCGATTGCGCTGGTGTTATCCGCCGTGTTTCTGCCGATGGCCTTCTTTGGCGGCTCGACCGGGGTGATTTACCGCCAGTTCTCGGTGACCATCATCTCGGCGATGGTGCTATCGGTGGTGGTTGCGCTGACGCTGACCCCGGCGCTGTGTGGCGCGATTCTGCAACACAGTGCGCCGCATAAAAAAGGCTTCTTCGGCGCATTCAACCGCTTTTACAACAACACCGAACATAAATATCAGCACGGCGTGTTACGAGTGCTACGCCGCGCGGTAGCGGTGCTGGGTATTTATACGGTGCTGTGCGGCGCAATGGCGCTGGTGATGTGGCGCTTGCCCGGCAGTTTTCTGCCGACGGAAGATCAGGGCTCGATTATGGTGCAGTTCACCCTGCCCGCCGGGGCAACGGCAACGCGTACCGATGCGGTGGCAAAACAGGTCACCGACTGGTTCCTCAATAATGAGAAGGCCAATACCGACGCCATCTTTACCGTTACCGGCTTTAGCTTTAGCGGCAGCGGACAGAACGCCGGGATGGCCTTCGTCTCATTGAAAAACTGGTCTGAACGCAACGGTTCGGAAAATACTGCCCAGGCGATTGCCCTGCGCGCCAGTCAGCAGTTAGGCACTATTCGTGACGCCAGTATCTTCGCTATGACGCCGCCGTCGGTTGATGGCCTGGGCCAGAGCAACGGCTTTACCTTTGAGCTGCTCGCCAGCGGCAGCACCGATCGCGATCAACTCCTGAAATTCCGTAACCAGTTGCTGGCGAATGCGAATCAGCGTTCAGAATTGCAGGCGGTTCGCGCCAACGATCTGCCGCAGATGCCGCAGTTGCAGGTAGATATCGACAGCAACAAAGCTGTGGCGCTGGGGCTTTCTCTGAGTGATGTGAGCGATACGCTTTCCAGCGCCTGGGGCGGCACCTACGTGAATGACTTTACCGATCGCGGCCGCGTGAAAAAGGTCTATATCCAGGGCGACAGCGACTTCCGTTCGTCGCCATCCGACCTGCAAAAATGGTATGTGCGCGGCAGCGACGACAGCATGACGCCGTTCTCCGCCTTTGCTACCACCCGTTGGGAATATGGCCCGGAAAGCCTGGTGCGCTACAACGGCTCGGCGGCCTACGAAATTCAGGGAGAGAATGCCAGCGGCTTTAGCTCCGGCGCGGCGATGACGCAAATGGAAAACCTCGCCGACAATCTGCCCGCCGGAACCACCTGGGCGTGGAGCGGCCTGTCGTTGCAGGAAAAACTCGCCAGCGGCCAGGCAATGAGCCTTTACGCCATCTCGATCATGGTGGTGTTCTTGTGCCTCGCGGCGCTGTATGAAAGCTGGTCGGTGCCGATCTCGGTGATTTTAGTGATCCCGCTCGGCCTGCTCGGTGCGGCGCTGGCGGCATGGATGCGCGGGCTAAGTAATGACGTTTACTTCCAGGTCGCGCTGCTCACCACCATCGGTTTGTCGTCGAAAAATGCCATTTTGATTGTTGAATTCGCCGAAGCGGCGGTGCAGGAAGGCCACTCGCTTTCCCGCGCGGCCCTGCGTGCTGCGCGTACCCGTTTGCGCCCAATCATGATGACGTCGCTGGCATTTATTGCCGGGGTCGCACCGCTGGCGATTGCCACGGGAGCCGGGGCGAACAGCCGCATCGCCATCGGTACGGGCATTATCGGCGGTACGCTAACGGCAACCCTGCTGGCAATTTTCTTTGTTCCCCTTTTCTTTGTGCTGGTGAAAAAACTGTTCACCGATAAACGCGCGCGTCAGGAGTAA
- a CDS encoding efflux transporter outer membrane subunit produces MLRMSVLFLALLSAGCVSLDPTYQRPQAPVPATLPGTSGQAQAVAADWQHIVNDGRLKQVVSNALTQNRDVQKAIADIDAARALYAEDRAALFPTVNAELSNTRSRTVASGITSSAEAEGAVSSFELDLFGRNQSLARAERETWLASEYTAQNTRLSLVGEITTAWVTLAADNSNLALARQTMESAQNSLNIAKRRQAIGVAAAGDTAEAMAVFQQARASVASYQTQVVQDKNALNLLAGDTVPESLLPGTLESLADNSITLTPAGVSSSVLLRRPDIQEAEHNLKSANANIGAARANFFPTISLTASAGVGSSSLSSLFSHGMKVWSFAPSITLPLFTGGENVAQLRYAEAEKKGLIATYEKTIQSAFKDVADALARRETLTEQLDAQREYVAAEQKTLDIAQRQYKAGTGDYLSVLTAQRSLWSAQESLISLQQTDLENRITLWQSLGGGVS; encoded by the coding sequence ATGTTGCGTATGAGTGTTTTATTTCTTGCCCTGCTGAGCGCCGGTTGTGTCTCTCTCGACCCCACTTATCAGCGCCCGCAGGCACCGGTTCCGGCAACCTTGCCAGGCACCAGCGGCCAGGCGCAAGCCGTCGCCGCAGACTGGCAGCACATTGTGAATGATGGCCGCCTGAAACAGGTGGTCAGCAATGCGCTGACGCAAAACCGCGATGTGCAAAAAGCGATTGCCGACATCGACGCGGCGCGCGCGTTATACGCCGAAGATCGCGCCGCGCTGTTCCCGACGGTCAATGCTGAACTGAGCAACACCCGCAGCCGGACTGTGGCGAGCGGGATAACCAGCAGCGCCGAAGCCGAGGGCGCGGTCTCCAGTTTCGAACTCGATCTGTTTGGCCGTAATCAGAGCCTCGCCCGCGCCGAGCGCGAAACCTGGCTTGCCAGCGAATACACCGCGCAAAATACTCGTTTGAGCCTGGTGGGTGAAATCACCACCGCCTGGGTGACACTGGCGGCGGACAACAGCAATCTGGCCCTTGCCAGACAGACGATGGAAAGCGCGCAAAATTCGCTGAACATTGCCAAACGCAGGCAGGCAATCGGCGTGGCGGCGGCGGGTGATACCGCCGAAGCAATGGCGGTGTTCCAGCAGGCGCGCGCCAGCGTTGCCAGCTACCAGACGCAAGTGGTGCAGGATAAAAACGCGCTCAACTTGCTGGCGGGCGACACGGTGCCGGAATCGCTGTTGCCGGGCACGCTGGAGAGCCTGGCGGACAATAGCATCACGCTGACGCCTGCGGGCGTCTCCTCTTCCGTGCTGCTGCGTCGCCCGGATATTCAGGAAGCGGAGCATAATCTGAAAAGCGCCAACGCCAATATCGGCGCGGCGCGGGCGAATTTTTTCCCGACGATTTCACTCACCGCCAGCGCGGGCGTTGGCAGTAGTTCGCTCTCGTCACTGTTCAGCCACGGCATGAAAGTGTGGTCGTTTGCACCGTCTATCACGCTGCCGCTGTTTACCGGCGGGGAAAATGTGGCGCAACTGCGTTACGCCGAAGCAGAGAAAAAAGGGCTGATTGCCACCTACGAGAAGACGATCCAAAGCGCGTTTAAAGATGTTGCCGATGCGCTGGCGCGCCGCGAAACGCTGACAGAGCAGCTCGATGCCCAGCGTGAATATGTCGCCGCCGAGCAAAAAACGCTGGATATCGCCCAGCGCCAGTACAAGGCGGGAACCGGCGATTATCTCTCGGTGCTGACTGCGCAACGCTCGCTGTGGTCGGCGCAGGAATCGCTGATTTCCCTGCAACAAACCGACCTGGAAAACCGCATCACGCTCTGGCAATCGCTCGGCGGTGGTGTGAGTTAA
- a CDS encoding sugar ABC transporter permease, producing MKKYWLPWLILSPSLLFLALFTYFPLLRSVYDSLFDTRMASDNPPFVGLSNFARLLEDSVFWQSLFNNLVYLLLTVIPGVTLALLLAVALWENHRINRWLRTAFFFPMIIPMVSAAALWLFIFMPGLGMLDHYLAQLFGPMNNNWLGRSNSALFALALIGVWKFAGYYMLFFLAGLQGIPASTREAAVMEGATSTQVFFRVTLPLLRPTISFVVTTALIYSITQIDHVAVMTRGGPDNATTVLLYYIQNLAWDTHDLGKASAATFLTLVGLFVFSLVNLKLLERGAHYER from the coding sequence ATGAAAAAGTACTGGCTTCCCTGGCTTATCCTGTCGCCTTCGCTGCTGTTTCTGGCGCTTTTTACTTACTTTCCGCTGCTGCGTTCGGTGTATGACAGCCTGTTCGACACGCGCATGGCGAGCGACAATCCGCCGTTTGTAGGGTTAAGTAACTTCGCGCGCTTGCTGGAAGACAGCGTGTTCTGGCAATCGCTGTTCAATAATCTGGTTTATCTCCTGCTGACGGTGATCCCGGGCGTCACGCTGGCACTGCTACTGGCGGTCGCGCTGTGGGAAAACCATCGCATTAACCGCTGGCTGCGCACCGCCTTTTTCTTCCCGATGATTATCCCGATGGTCAGCGCCGCCGCGCTGTGGCTGTTCATTTTTATGCCCGGCCTCGGCATGCTCGACCATTACCTGGCGCAACTTTTCGGCCCGATGAACAACAACTGGCTGGGCCGCAGCAACAGCGCGCTGTTTGCACTGGCGCTGATTGGCGTGTGGAAATTCGCTGGCTATTACATGCTGTTCTTTCTTGCCGGTTTGCAGGGCATCCCGGCTTCCACTCGCGAAGCAGCGGTGATGGAAGGCGCGACATCAACCCAGGTCTTCTTCCGGGTGACGCTGCCGCTGCTGCGCCCGACCATCAGCTTTGTTGTCACCACGGCGCTGATCTATTCGATTACCCAAATTGATCATGTGGCGGTAATGACGCGCGGCGGGCCGGATAACGCCACTACCGTGCTGCTCTATTACATCCAGAACCTTGCCTGGGACACCCACGATCTCGGCAAAGCGTCTGCCGCCACCTTCCTGACGCTGGTCGGGCTGTTTGTCTTTTCGTTGGTTAACCTGAAATTACTCGAAAGAGGTGCGCACTATGAGCGTTGA
- a CDS encoding carbohydrate ABC transporter permease produces the protein MSVEVSPAITRTTSVPRPLWLRLRQSRPVTLAVLMSCMALLWISPFIWMLSSAFSATTFGEEMASILPRFPLTLDNFRDAWQSANWLSLYANTLIFSFGTFLVQLFTITTAGYVFACHEFRGKQTLFILFLVQLMIMPVVMMIPNMLTLKTFGLLNTLTGVMMPYFTSAFGVFLMRQAFLAIPKEIEEAALMEGCRWWQVLFRVMLPMSWPSVLAFATVSITYHWNEYLWPLMMLNDPDKQVLTVGLVSFAMGAESGGQWGMISAGTLMVCLPLMIAFIAFQKQFLRSFGFSGIK, from the coding sequence ATGAGCGTTGAGGTTTCACCCGCCATTACCCGCACTACATCTGTGCCGCGCCCGCTGTGGCTGCGCCTGCGCCAGTCGCGCCCGGTTACCCTTGCGGTATTGATGAGCTGCATGGCGCTGCTGTGGATTAGCCCGTTTATCTGGATGCTTTCGTCTGCTTTCAGCGCCACCACCTTTGGCGAAGAGATGGCTTCGATTTTGCCGCGCTTCCCGCTGACGCTGGATAACTTCCGCGATGCATGGCAGAGCGCCAACTGGCTGAGCCTGTACGCCAACACGCTGATTTTCTCGTTCGGCACCTTCCTCGTGCAGCTTTTCACCATCACCACCGCCGGGTATGTCTTCGCCTGCCACGAATTTCGCGGCAAACAGACGCTGTTCATCCTGTTTCTGGTGCAGCTAATGATCATGCCGGTGGTGATGATGATCCCCAACATGCTGACACTGAAAACCTTCGGCCTGCTCAACACATTAACCGGCGTGATGATGCCCTATTTCACCTCGGCATTCGGCGTGTTCCTGATGCGCCAGGCCTTTCTCGCCATTCCGAAAGAGATTGAAGAAGCGGCGCTGATGGAGGGTTGCCGCTGGTGGCAGGTGCTGTTCCGCGTGATGTTGCCGATGTCCTGGCCGTCAGTACTGGCCTTCGCCACTGTCAGTATTACCTACCACTGGAACGAGTATTTATGGCCGCTGATGATGCTCAACGATCCGGACAAACAGGTGCTGACGGTCGGGCTGGTCTCCTTCGCCATGGGCGCGGAATCCGGCGGTCAGTGGGGAATGATCAGCGCCGGGACGCTGATGGTCTGCCTGCCATTGATGATCGCGTTTATCGCTTTCCAGAAACAGTTTCTTCGAAGCTTTGGCTTCTCCGGCATTAAATAA
- a CDS encoding phosphodiesterase, with amino-acid sequence MFLAQISDTHFRSQNEKLYGFIDINAGNADVVCQLNALRERPDAVVVSGDIVNCGRPEEYRVARQILGSLDYPLFVIPGNHDDKAHFLEYLHPLCPQLGSDPQNMRYAIDDFATRLLFIDSSLAGESKGWLTRETLAWLEAQLTASKDKPTALFMHHPPLPLGNAQMDRIACENGHLLLSLVERFPALTRIFCGHNHSLTMTQYRQATIATIPATVHQVPYFHEDKRPYYDMSPPSCLMHRQVGEQWVSYLHPLSHYAGPWLYNENISCPVDER; translated from the coding sequence ATGTTTTTAGCGCAAATTTCCGATACCCATTTCCGCAGCCAGAACGAGAAGCTGTACGGTTTTATTGATATTAACGCTGGTAATGCCGACGTGGTGTGCCAGCTAAACGCCCTGCGTGAACGCCCGGATGCAGTGGTGGTGAGCGGTGATATCGTCAACTGCGGCCGCCCGGAAGAGTACCGCGTGGCGCGCCAGATCCTCGGTAGTCTCGACTACCCGCTGTTTGTTATTCCCGGCAACCACGACGACAAAGCCCATTTTCTGGAGTACTTGCACCCGCTCTGCCCGCAGCTTGGCAGCGATCCGCAGAACATGCGCTATGCCATTGATGACTTTGCCACCCGCCTGCTGTTTATCGACTCAAGCCTTGCCGGGGAATCCAAAGGCTGGCTGACCCGCGAGACGCTGGCCTGGCTGGAAGCGCAACTGACAGCCAGCAAAGACAAACCGACTGCCCTCTTTATGCACCACCCGCCGCTGCCGCTCGGTAACGCGCAGATGGATCGCATCGCCTGTGAAAACGGTCATCTGCTGTTAAGCCTGGTTGAGCGTTTCCCGGCGCTGACGCGTATTTTCTGCGGCCATAACCATAGCCTGACTATGACCCAGTACCGCCAGGCGACGATTGCGACGATCCCGGCGACCGTCCATCAGGTGCCGTATTTTCATGAAGACAAGCGCCCTTATTACGACATGTCGCCGCCGTCGTGCCTGATGCACCGCCAGGTGGGCGAACAGTGGGTGAGCTATCTGCATCCGCTCTCCCATTACGCCGGCCCGTGGCTTTACAACGAGAACATCAGTTGCCCGGTGGATGAGCGCTAA
- a CDS encoding ABC transporter ATP-binding protein — translation MLRLNKISKVFDGKAALSALSLDIRDGEFVVLVGPSGCGKSTLLRLIAGLESASEGEIWLDNDEITARSPRERNFAMIFQNYALFPHLSVRDNITFGMKVRNEEKSSWQPRLESVAQMLQLDTLLDRKPAKLSGGQRQRVAMARAIVRNPKLFLMDEPLSNLDARLRTEVRDSIMAMHQQLKTSTIYVTHDQTEAMSMADRIVVMNGGHVQQVGRPEHLYAHPANLFVAGFIGSPAMNLLLLPCAEGEVQLGEQCLPLPAHASHLQEVWLGIRPEHITDTPEAGQLMLPATVTQRELMGADYQLHVSTPIGNLRYIRRHRGDVPNKGDTLSVGFSPLDCHLFAAQTQLNLHQETDHA, via the coding sequence ATGTTAAGACTGAATAAGATAAGCAAAGTGTTCGACGGCAAAGCGGCGCTCAGCGCGCTGTCGCTGGATATTCGCGACGGCGAGTTTGTGGTGCTGGTTGGTCCGTCCGGCTGCGGCAAAAGCACCCTGCTGCGCCTGATTGCAGGGCTGGAGAGCGCAAGCGAAGGCGAGATTTGGCTTGATAACGACGAGATCACCGCCCGTTCGCCGCGCGAGCGCAACTTCGCGATGATCTTCCAGAACTACGCGCTGTTTCCGCACCTTTCCGTGCGCGACAACATCACTTTCGGCATGAAAGTGCGCAACGAAGAGAAATCAAGCTGGCAGCCGCGGCTGGAAAGCGTGGCGCAGATGTTGCAACTCGACACCTTGCTGGACCGCAAACCGGCGAAGCTTTCCGGCGGCCAGCGCCAGCGCGTGGCAATGGCGCGCGCCATTGTGCGTAACCCGAAGCTGTTTTTGATGGATGAACCGCTCTCCAACCTTGACGCGCGCCTGCGCACTGAAGTGCGCGACAGCATTATGGCGATGCATCAACAACTGAAGACCAGCACTATTTACGTTACTCATGACCAGACCGAAGCGATGTCGATGGCCGACCGTATTGTGGTGATGAATGGCGGCCATGTGCAGCAAGTTGGCCGACCGGAGCATCTGTACGCGCACCCGGCCAACCTGTTTGTCGCAGGCTTTATTGGCTCCCCGGCCATGAACTTGCTGCTGTTACCGTGTGCGGAGGGTGAAGTGCAATTGGGCGAGCAATGCCTGCCGTTGCCTGCTCACGCCAGCCATCTGCAAGAGGTATGGCTGGGCATTCGCCCGGAGCACATTACTGATACACCCGAAGCAGGCCAGTTGATGTTGCCCGCCACCGTGACCCAGCGGGAACTGATGGGCGCGGATTACCAGCTTCATGTCAGCACGCCAATTGGCAACCTGCGCTATATCCGCCGACACCGGGGCGATGTGCCCAATAAAGGGGACACACTCAGCGTCGGTTTTTCACCCCTTGATTGCCATCTTTTTGCTGCCCAGACGCAGCTTAACTTACACCAGGAGACAGACCATGCATAA
- a CDS encoding ABC transporter substrate-binding protein, with protein sequence MHKPLPNTLRALTYGITLAISGTAVAQEKIDFMFPAPVDGKLTMEMTRVIKAFNDSQKDVEVRGIFTGSYDTTKMKAESAQKAGQPPALVIMSANFTTDLALKDEILPMDELFKYGDKKAGDFLQSEFWPAMRKNAQVTGVTYAIPFHNSTPILYYNKTLFDQAGIKQPPQNWKELLEDAKKLTDQSKGQWGIMLPSTNDDYGGWIFSSLVRANGGNYFNENYPGEVYYNAPTTIGALRFWQEMIYKDKVMPSGVLNSKQISAAFFSGKVGMAMLSTGALGFMRENTKDFELGVAMMPAQEQRAVPIGGASLVSFKGISDAQKKAAYQFLTYLVSPEVNGAWSRFTGYFSPRKASYDTPEMKEYLKQDPRAAIALEQLQYAHPWYSTYETVAVRKAMENQLAAVVNDEKVTPEAAAEAAQKEADTLMKPYVEKTALQAVK encoded by the coding sequence ATGCATAAGCCTCTGCCAAATACGTTGCGAGCGCTTACTTACGGCATCACCCTTGCGATAAGCGGCACTGCTGTTGCGCAGGAGAAAATCGACTTTATGTTTCCCGCCCCGGTCGATGGCAAATTGACGATGGAGATGACACGCGTGATCAAAGCGTTTAATGATTCCCAAAAGGACGTGGAAGTGCGCGGGATTTTTACCGGCAGCTACGACACCACCAAGATGAAAGCCGAGTCTGCGCAGAAAGCGGGCCAGCCACCTGCGCTGGTGATTATGTCCGCCAACTTCACTACCGATCTGGCGCTGAAAGATGAAATCCTGCCGATGGACGAACTGTTCAAATATGGCGATAAAAAAGCGGGTGATTTCCTGCAAAGCGAGTTCTGGCCAGCGATGCGCAAAAACGCGCAGGTGACGGGTGTGACTTACGCCATTCCGTTCCATAACTCAACGCCGATCCTTTATTACAACAAAACGCTGTTCGATCAGGCGGGTATCAAGCAGCCGCCGCAGAACTGGAAAGAGTTGCTAGAAGACGCGAAAAAGCTGACCGACCAGAGCAAAGGCCAGTGGGGCATTATGCTGCCTTCAACCAACGACGATTACGGCGGCTGGATTTTCTCGTCGCTGGTGCGCGCCAACGGCGGTAATTATTTTAATGAAAACTACCCCGGCGAGGTTTATTACAACGCGCCAACCACCATTGGCGCGCTGCGTTTCTGGCAGGAGATGATCTACAAAGACAAAGTGATGCCCTCCGGCGTGCTGAACTCTAAGCAGATCAGCGCAGCGTTTTTCTCCGGCAAAGTGGGCATGGCAATGCTGAGCACCGGCGCGCTGGGCTTTATGCGTGAAAACACCAAAGATTTCGAACTGGGTGTGGCGATGATGCCCGCGCAGGAGCAGCGCGCGGTGCCAATTGGTGGTGCCAGCCTGGTGAGTTTTAAAGGCATATCGGACGCGCAGAAAAAAGCGGCGTACCAGTTCCTGACCTACCTGGTTAGCCCAGAAGTTAACGGCGCCTGGAGCCGCTTCACTGGGTACTTCTCGCCGCGCAAAGCCTCGTACGATACGCCAGAGATGAAGGAATACCTGAAGCAAGATCCGCGCGCGGCGATTGCACTGGAACAGTTGCAGTATGCGCACCCGTGGTACTCCACTTACGAAACTGTCGCCGTACGCAAAGCAATGGAAAACCAGCTCGCCGCCGTGGTGAATGACGAAAAAGTCACCCCGGAAGCCGCCGCCGAAGCGGCACAGAAAGAGGCGGACACGCTGATGAAACCGTACGTTGAAAAAACCGCGTTGCAGGCGGTGAAATAA
- a CDS encoding MFS transporter, which produces MKTSFSLAVTGFSLIAVSYGLARFSWGLMLPAVSQDVPFSSRLAGMLSACSFAAYCLSVTLASLLSKRYGPRLPATVSALCAMAGLLVLAVAASPLFLAVGLFIAGLSAGLASPSLADAVSQAITAQRQTQVNTIINAGTGAGIILSVPLLLFLPWRTACIVFAVIALLSLVPVWRYLPQETSKQTQRHESVFQRRVIRLAIIAFISGMASAAWWSFGPDVLSQHAHVTDKLISILWLVCGGAGILGALTGPVARYIGMRQVYRLSLLFMAAPLVLIAVSHAFSWWLFPAVALCGIGYITLSGVLLVGGAGATPAAPASGVGVVFFMLAAGQVAGSMLFGVLYAQAGAALALITFSLLAGAMVFYTPAVSS; this is translated from the coding sequence ATGAAAACATCCTTCTCGCTTGCTGTTACAGGCTTCTCGCTGATTGCGGTTTCCTACGGCCTGGCGCGTTTCTCGTGGGGATTAATGCTGCCCGCCGTTTCACAGGATGTGCCGTTCAGCTCGCGTCTGGCAGGCATGCTTTCGGCCTGTAGTTTTGCCGCCTATTGCCTGTCGGTAACGCTCGCCTCCCTGCTCAGCAAACGCTACGGCCCCCGACTCCCGGCCACGGTTTCCGCGCTCTGTGCCATGGCTGGCCTGCTGGTGCTCGCCGTTGCCGCATCCCCTCTGTTCCTGGCCGTCGGGTTGTTTATCGCCGGGCTAAGCGCCGGGCTTGCTTCGCCTTCTCTCGCTGACGCGGTCAGCCAGGCGATTACCGCGCAGCGTCAGACGCAGGTGAACACCATCATTAACGCCGGTACCGGGGCAGGGATCATTCTCTCCGTGCCGCTGCTGCTGTTTTTGCCCTGGCGCACCGCTTGTATTGTTTTCGCCGTTATCGCGCTGCTGAGCCTGGTGCCGGTGTGGCGTTATCTGCCGCAGGAAACCAGTAAGCAAACCCAGCGGCATGAAAGCGTGTTTCAGCGTCGGGTCATTCGCCTGGCGATCATCGCCTTTATTAGTGGAATGGCCAGCGCGGCATGGTGGAGTTTTGGCCCGGATGTGTTGAGCCAGCATGCTCATGTGACAGATAAGCTTATCAGCATCTTATGGCTGGTCTGCGGCGGGGCGGGGATCCTCGGTGCGCTCACCGGTCCCGTTGCGCGTTATATCGGCATGCGGCAGGTTTACCGCCTTTCGCTGCTCTTTATGGCCGCTCCACTGGTATTGATAGCCGTCAGCCATGCGTTTTCCTGGTGGCTTTTCCCGGCCGTTGCGCTGTGCGGCATTGGCTATATCACGCTCTCCGGCGTGTTGTTGGTGGGCGGTGCCGGGGCCACGCCTGCCGCCCCGGCTTCCGGCGTTGGCGTGGTCTTTTTTATGCTGGCCGCCGGGCAGGTCGCTGGCTCCATGCTTTTTGGCGTGCTTTATGCGCAAGCCGGAGCCGCGCTGGCGCTGATTACCTTCTCTTTGCTGGCGGGGGCGATGGTGTTTTATACGCCCGCAGTATCGTCATGA